TCCAGCACAGAATGCTTCTAGCTTTGGGACTGCCTAATTCACCAACCTGCAGGCATGCAATGTGCTGACAATATTTTAATAAGCAGCTTTCTCTGGGACTGTGGTAAATATTGTGTACTCGGCTAGTGAGCTTGGAGTGAAGGGTAGGAGGGTCTATTCATTAGTTTTCCCTTTTAACCAAAAACATTTTCTCATCTCTATGATCCAGAAAGGTGGTAGTATCATTTGGCAAAACGTTTTCTTTTCACAGTTATTGGTGAAATCCTATCCAAGTCACTAGCAAATGTCCCGTTGACTGCAAATTTGCGACAGAACCAGGCTTACACTGTAGCTGTCTGACCTACTTCCAATTCAAAGTAgaatagatcaaagcacactGGGGAACTTTTAGGGCATGGTAGCagagtccacatggacagttagggGACTATAGATTTATACCCCAGCTTACTGCACACTAACTGTTCATCTAGACAAGCCCCGAGGCTCAGGGATAAGTCATTTGTGGGTGGTGATGATTTAAGGTTATTCAGCGAGTGTGTGCATTGCCCCTGAGGCAAGGGAAAGCACTCCAAGCCTCTCTGGAGTttggtggcagaattttaacatGGCGCCCCTCCAGTGTGTATTTTACTGCTTAAGTCTCGGGCAGCAGTAGTCTCGGCATTTCAACTCCTattgatatttctgttctattttgatggtgggttttttttgggtaGATTTTGAAAAGCTTCTGTAGCTGACAGGAACCCAAAGAAAGacaggagagacagtctctcATGCTTCCATGCCTTGAGCAGGCAAAATTCAGCTTGAGACCAACATGTGCTGTGTGGTCAGAATAGAGTGCAGTGGCAGGAGAAAACAGTGCCAACCAAAAATACTACATTACTGGAAACCTGCCCATGGTCAGAGGAAGCCAGAAAGTCCTCCTGCTAATCAGCATTCATTTGAAGGCTGGGAAATGTCATGGATAAGGGAAGACATGGGAGCTGAAAGAGGAAATGTGGAGTTTGGTGCTCATCCTCCCAGCCTCTAATAACTGAGCAAAAATACAATGTGGAAAATGTACCTGATGACTCACTGCTGTTTAATATTACTTCCAGGAATGCTTCCAAAGCTACATAGGCAACTTAGAATAGCCCCGCTCTGTTCAGCCCTCTTTTACAATGCCACTCCACTTCAAagaggagctggggtgggaaggtgGGTGGGGTTCAACTCTGTATCTTGAATTTTAAATATACCtttccacctccccacccccacccccacccctactgccacccccaccctccatAAAGCCTGACTGATGCATGGCttaattttcatagaatcataggactggaagggaccttgagaggtcatctagtccaatcccttgcactcatgacaggactaagtattatttaaacacctgacaggtgtttgtctaatctgttcttaaaaatctccagatGGAGATTCAACACCCTCCTTAGGCaatgtattccagtgcttaactactctgacagttaggaagttttttctaatgtccatcctaaacctcccttgctgcaatttaagctcattgcttcttgtcctatcctcagaggttaagaacaatttctctccctcctccttgtaacaaccttttatgtacttgaaaactgttatcatgtcccccctcagtcttcgcttttccagactaaacaaacccaattttttcaatcttccgtcatagctcatgttttatagacctttagtcatttttattgctcttgtctggatttcctccaatttgtccacatctttcctgaaatgtggcacccagcactggagacaatactccagctgaggcctaactcAGCGTGGactagagcggaagaattacttctgcaTCTTGCTTAGAACACTCCTGcaaatatatcccagaatgaggtttgctaTTTTTGCAACtacactgttgacccatatttagcctgtgatccactatgacccctagatccctttctgccgtactccttcctaggcagtcttttcccattctgtatgtaagcAGCCACTGGCGTCAAGGAGACTACTCATGTTTTTAGGGTTCAATtggtgcaggactggggccaaagTGTTTGTTTGGGAGGCACATACCAGAACTATATCTCAGGATTTAGTTGTAAAATTCAGACAGACAGAAAGCCCTTCAAAGATCTTGTAGCTGTGAACTGAACTAGTGTGTTGCAATATATTTGGAAATGGGAACTCAAATTACAGGAAATGgatgggggcggagggagggacaAATACAGTTCCTGAGTGGGAAGGTATAGGCTCAGATCCTCTAGTGTGGTGTGGCTCTTTGTGCTGCACTGCCAGTGTATAGTGGACATAAAGCTAGCTTTAATGGTCACATGAGGATTACTTCCGTGTAGGGTGATCATCTGGTGATACACAGCCAGTGTAGTAGCTCCTATGCCACCCCCTTCATGGCTAGGGCTTCCCTAATCCCAGGCTGCAGGATCAGTTCCTTGGGGTGGTTAGTAGCTAGTACAAGTTAGAACAGTCCTTagtctgctctaaattacaccagaAGATGGGCCTGCCACACAACCGGCCCACAACTGGAGGAGTGTAAAGATGGCTTAAAGTCATCTGTGCACACGCCCTTCTCTATTAGGTGGTGACAATCTATGCCACTGAAAGTTAAAAGCCCAGGCAATAAATAACTGGGAATAGGGAAGACATTTTCCTGTGAAATCAGTGTCTGTTTTGGGATTCAGTGTGTactctcctcctctcttccccctccccctttgcatAAGCTCCATCAACTTCTATCATGGCAAATATTTACATTTCCCACTGGCTCAGTGACTAATGGTCTTTGTAGAGTTGCCTCATGACCTTATGTAGGATCTGAAGAGTTTGTCTGCATGAATTTACCAGCACGCAAATGTTTTCCTGCTGCTCTGCTGTAACTTCTTAAGTCGgggagacggggggagggggtgggaactgtACATGCCTCTGAGCACGTTTTCAGAATAGCCATTCACATTTCAGTCCTTTTTGCTTTGAGTCTTTTGGAATTTAAAATTATCCTCAGAATGCTCCACAGCATGATCAAATAAACCCCTCAATGGCAGGCAGAGGGGTGTCTGGTCAGAAAGGTCTGAGTAGAAGCAGGTCCCTTTGGATTTTTGTCTCTATTTAACTTTGATGAAGATGCATTTGTTTTGTTCAGTTCTCCTGAAACAGTTCTGCAATCACTGGTGTCCCACTGTGAGCTTATTTCTACTGCAGTGCCATACAAAAAGCCTTACAAAGGAAGCACAGCTACACTGCACATCCAGCTTATTTATGGCTTTCTTGAAATGGCTCGTCGTCTTTCTCCTTTAATGATAACTTTTTCCTGGGTCCCTGTATCACACTGGAGGAGGAAGCCTTTCTAAATGTGGAAAGTCTCCTCCGAAAGTTGCCCCCTGAAAAGAAATACAGGAGTGGGTCAAAGCAGCAGTTTGAAGCTGCCAAGGATAGGGTTATCACTACTAATTTCTGCATGAAAAGGATGTCTTCACAGCTGGAGTCTTTCCTCTTCAGGAAGTGAAGGTGGATTGTGCGCTGAATATGGTAAGGTGTGAAGCTGACCAGGAAGGCAGCTGTTACAATGATTATCATCCAGATGGCCTTCTTACGAGTAGACTGATTCTTCTTCAGTGAATTCTTCAGTAAGGTCTTTATGATCATGGCATAACAGATAGTTATGACACTAAAGGGGATAATGAAGCCTACAAACAGCGAAATATAATGTAGGACCAGCAGGCTGGTCATCTGACTGCTTTTTGGAGGTTCAAAGCACTTTGTCTTGTTACCTTCTTGGTAAGACCCACTCAGTAAAAATGGAGAACTTGTCAGTGTGACAAAAATCCAAATGCTCATACATGCCAGTTTGGACTTTTTCTCAGTTACCAAATTGAGATT
This genomic interval from Malaclemys terrapin pileata isolate rMalTer1 chromosome 9, rMalTer1.hap1, whole genome shotgun sequence contains the following:
- the CYSLTR1 gene encoding cysteinyl leukotriene receptor 1, coding for MDTTGNMTALPGGNLTCLLTIDDFRNKVYSTLYSMIAILGFVGNGFVLCVLIKTYQQKTAFQIYMLNLAVSDLLCVCTLPLRVVYYVHRGNWFFGDFLCRVSSYAFYVNLYCSILFMTAMSFSRCIAIVFPVQNLNLVTEKKSKLACMSIWIFVTLTSSPFLLSGSYQEGNKTKCFEPPKSSQMTSLLVLHYISLFVGFIIPFSVITICYAMIIKTLLKNSLKKNQSTRKKAIWMIIIVTAAFLVSFTPYHIQRTIHLHFLKRKDSSCEDILFMQKLVVITLSLAASNCCFDPLLYFFSGGNFRRRLSTFRKASSSSVIQGPRKKLSLKEKDDEPFQESHK